The DNA segment GTGTGCCGGGAACCGCAGCCGCCGGAGCCGCACGATCAGCCGCCGCCGCGTGCCGACGGTGCGCGGACCCGCCGCGGCCTCGTGCAGACGCTGCGGTCGATGGTCGGGCAGCCGTCCGGCCGCATCGTCGCCTTCCTGTGCTGCTTCGTCTTCGGCGTGCAGTTCGCGGGCCCTTATTACGGTCCCTACATGCTGCGCGAAATGGGCTTCTCCTACTGGGCGTTCATGCTCGTGATGGCGACGTCGTTTCTCGCCAAGGCACTTGCCTTGCCGCTCCTCGGCAGGCTGGCGGCGCGGATCGGCGCGGTTCGCCTCCTCGCCTCGACGTCGCTGGCCGTCGTGCCGCTCGGGCTGCTCTGGATCCCGTCCGCCAACGTCGCCTATCTGGTGGGCGTGCAGACGCTGGCGGGCTTCGTCTGGGCCGGCTACGAGCTGGCCGTGGCCCTCGTGTTCTTCGAGCAGGTCCCGGCCCGCGAGCGAACCGAAGTGATCACCATCTACAACCTCGTCGTAGCCCTTGCCACGGTCGCGGGGGCGGCCTGCGGTGGCCTGATGCTGCTCGCCCTGGGGGCGGATCGGACCGCCTACATGATCGTGTTCCTCGCCTCCTGCCTGCTGCGCCTGGCAGCCATTCCCGTCCTCGTCCGGCTGCAGGCAGGGGCAGGGCGACTGGATGGCGGTCGGTGACGGTGGCGCGGTATGATCCAGGGAGCGGGAACACGGTCGCGACGATCCACCGTCGACGCTTTCGTGCCTGAACCTCGGGAGCATGTGCGATGCACAGGGCAATCTTCTGGCTGGCACTCGGCTGGATGGCGACGGGCCTGCTCGCCGCGGCAGCCGCGCCCGCCGCCGACCCACGGACGATCACGGATCTCTCGGTCGAGGAAGCGCGGCGGCTGGCGGGCGAGAACCGCGGGCGGCTTTCGCTCGACGCCCTGACAACGCTGTCCGACGACGCCGCGAAAGAACTCGCCAGGCGCGAGGGCTGGCTCGCGCTGAACGGACTGAAATCGATCTCGGATGCGGCGGCGGCCGCGCTCGGTGACCACAAGGGCTACCTGTTCCTCGACGGCCTGACGTCGCTCTCCGATGCGGCCGCTGCGTCCCTCGCCAAGCACGGCGGCTACCTGTCGCTCAACGGCGTCACGACGCTCTCCGACGCGGGGCAGGCCGCGCTTCTGAAGTCGGGGGGCGCCTCCGGTCACCTGTACACCCGGGGCGGCCTGTCGCTGCGCGGGCTGACCTCCGTCTCGCCCGAGGGGGCCCGGGCGTTGGCGGCGCGGAAGGGAGCCGAGGCGGTCCTCAGCGGGCTGACATCGATGTCGCCGGAGACGGCGACGCTGCTGGCCAAGGCGGGTGCCTGGACAGGTGCCTTGCCGACGATGGCGGCGCTGCCCGACGATCTGGTGGGGCCGCTGGCCGCGCTTGGTCACCGGATCGAGCTCCCCGGCCTACGGGAGATTTCGCCTTCGGCCGCGGCGGCCCTGGCGGGGAGTTTCCAGGGCCGACTGTCCAGCCTCCAGACGCTGACGCCGGACGTGGCCGCGCTGCTCGTCAAGAACCTGCGTGGCGAGTGCGTGCTGGATGGCCTGCGCGACCTGTCCGCGGAACTCGCGACCGTGATCGCCACCGTGCCCGTCCCGACGTCGCTCGACGGCCTGAAGACCTTGTCGCCCGACGTCGTGGAGATTCTCGGCAAGCGCAAGGGCCCGCTGTCGTTCAACGGCATCGCCGAACTCGCGCCCGACGCGATCGTAAAACTCACCCGGAAAGACCTGCCCGCCTGTCGACTCGAGGGCCTGACGAAGCTCCCCGACGAGGCCGCCGGCCCGCTGATCGGCCATCCGAAGTGGAGTGGACGACTGCCCCGGCTCGGCACGGCGTCGGAGACCGTCGCCGCCGCCCTCGCTGCCAGCCGCGACTGGAACGGCGCGCTCCCCGCCGTGAAGTCGCTCTCCGCCGCGGCCGCCGCACGGCTGGCGGAGCGATCGGGCAACCTGGCGCTCGACGGCCTCGAAGCCCTTCCCGACGACGTCGCCGCGGCCCTCGCCACCCACCGCGGCGGCACGCTCTCCCTCGACGGCGTCCGGACGCTGTCCGACAAGGCCGCGGCGGCGTTCGCCACGCACACCGGACGACTGTCCCTCGACGGCCTCGGCACGCTCTCCGCGGCAGCCGCCACCTCGCTGGCGGCGCACAAGGGCGACTGGCTCTGGCTCGACGGCGTCACGTCGCTCTCCCCCGAAGCGGCGCGGGCGCTGGCGGGTGCGACCGGGACGGTCTCCCTCACCGGCCTCGAGCCCGGTCGGGAGGATGCGCTGGCGGTTCTGCGGCCCGCTGCGCGGGTGATCCTGCGCACGGGGTTTCGCCGCCCCGCCGCCACCGCCGCCGCGCCGGCCGATGAAAAATTCGTCCACGCGTTCCTCGGCAGGCACTGCGGCGAGTGCCACGGCGAGGACGCCGAGGAGATCAAGGGGAAGTTCGCGCTCGACAAGCCGTGGCCCTCCATGGCGGGCATCGCCGGCCGGGTCGCCTATGCCTCGATCCTCGAGCGGCTGCGGTCGGGCGACATGCCGCCGCTGGACGTGAAGCAACGGCCCGACCCGGCGGAGACGGCGCGGGTGAGTGCGTGGATCCTCGCCCAGCTCGACACGCCCCTGCCCGGGCCGGTGGCGGCGTACGAGGTGCTCGACAGGCCAGTCGACGGCAACCGGCTGCCGCACGCGATTCTCTTCGGCGGCCCACGGGGCCCGAGCGTTCCGCCACCGCCACGGCTCTGGCGGCTCTCGCCACAGGCCTATTCGGCCTGGACGGGGAGCTTCAAGGATGCCCACGTGGATCAGCAGCCCTTCGGCCTCACGCAGGACACGGGCATCAAGGACTACGCGTCCCTGTACACGCCCGACGAGGGGGCGTCGGGCCTGCTGCTAGCGAATGCCGAGTTGATCATCGAGGCCCAGACGAAGGTGAACGGCCTGTTCACCCTGAAAGAGAAGCCGGACCTCGCCACGCGGGCCTGGCCGCCAGCCCCGCGGCTCGCCACCTGCTCGCCCGAGGAGCAGAAACTGCTCGAGGACGGGCTGCGGATCGTCAGCGGCGGCGTGTTCGCGCCGCTCCTCCACCCGCAGGTCACTCCGACCCGGGCGGAGATCGAGGCCGCGATCGCGGAGCAGTTCAAGATCGCCCTCGCCCGGGCTCCCGAGTCGAACGAGGTCGAGGGCCTGGTGAAGCTGTACGAGACGGTGGCCGCCCGCGGTGACAAGCGGCTCGCCGGCAAGACGGTGCTGATGGCGCCGCTGCTCAGCCCCGACGCGATCCTGCGGTTCGAGATCGGGTCCGGCGCCGAGGTGCGGCCCGGCGTCCGCATGCTCGCGCCGCGGGAAATCGCCCAGGCCGTGAGCCTGTCACTCGGGCCGAAGCTCGAGCCCGGCCTCGTCCAGGCCGCGGGGGGCGGTGGCCTGACGACGCGGGAGGACGTGGCAGCCCGCGTGCGGCGGATCCTCGACAGCCCGACGGTCGGCAAGCCGCGGGTCTTGCAATTCTTCCGCGAATACTTCGGCTACCAGCGGGCTCCTGAGGTGTTCAAGGACAATCCACGTGGTGTCCAGCACTTCTATTGGGGGAACATGGCGAACGGCTATGTGCAGCGGACCGACGCGCGGGTGATCGCCATCCTCGCCGACGACCGGCAGGTGCTGGAGCGGCTGCTGACGGGCGTCGCGTCCTACCGCGACGGGGGCGAACTGCATGCGCCGGCCATCGGCGCGGCCTCCAGCCTAGGAGCGAGCCCGCTGTTTCGCACGCTGCCGCCCAACTCGCTCGTCGTCGAGCCGGGTCCGGTCGAGGGGCGGGTCGGCCTGCTGATGGATCCGTCGTGGCTGGCCGGTTGGTCGACCAACTTCCACACCGACCCCGTCCGCCGCGGCCGCTGGATCCGCGAGCAACTGCTCGGCGGCCGCGTCCCCGACCTACCGATCAACGTGAATGCCATGATCCCCGACGACCCACATCGCACGCTCCGCCAGCGGCAGTCGGTGACCCGCGCCGAGGCGTGCTGGAAGTGCCACTACCTGATGGACGACCTCGGGCTCCCCTTCGAGGCCTACAGCCACTACGGCTGGGCGCAGGATGGCGAGGAGGTGCTCGACCTCGAGGCCACCGAGAAGGCGAAGGGAAACAAGGTGTATCGCACCGTGCCGCTCGACACGACCGGACTCGTCGCCCACACCGGTGATCCGGACCTCGACGGCCCCGTGACCGACGCCCCGCAGATGCTGCGCCGGCTGGCCCGCTCGGAACGGGTCCGGCAGGTCTTCATCCGCCACGCGTTCCGGTTCTTCATGGGCCGCAACGAAACCCCGGGTGACGCACCGACCCTGCAGGAGGCGGACCGGGCCTACGTCGAGAGCGACGGCAGCTTCGCGGCCGTCGTCGTCTCGCTGCTCTCGTCGGAGTCGTTCCTGCATCGTTCCGTGGTCCGGCCCACGGCGGATGCCAAGAAAACCGCCGGCCGCTGAGGAGACTCCCCGTGCCCGCCCCGTGCATTGCCCCCGCCCGCCTGATCGCCCGCCGTCCCCGGCTCATCGGCATCGGCACCGCGGCACTGCTCCTCGCCGCGTGGAACACGGCGGCGGTCGCGGCACCGGCGGAGCCCGTGCCCTCCCGGCCGCTGTTCGATGGAACGAGCCTCGCCGGCTGGGACGTGCGCGAGGGGGAAGAACGCTGGTGGAAGGTGGCCGACGGGGCGATCATCGGCGGCTCCAGCACCGAGCACGTGCCCCACAACACGTTCGTCAGTTCCCGGGAATCGTTCCAGAACTTCGACCTGCAGGTGAAACTCCGGATCCGCGGCCAGAAGGGCTTCGTGAACTCCGGCGTCCAGATCCGCAGCGTCCGCGTGCCGCGAAACCACGAGATGATCGGCTACCAGGTGGACGCCGGAACGACGTGGTGGGGCAAGTTGTACGACGAGTCGCGACGCAAGAAGGTGATCGCCGAGCCCGTGGACGGCCAGGCCGTGGCCAGCGTGCGGCCGGACGACTGGAACGACGTGCGGATCCTCGCCGAGGGACCACGAATCCGGACCTGGATCAACGGCATTCCGGCGCTTGATTACACGGAACAGGATCCGCAGATCCCGCTCGACGGCCGGATCGGGCTGCAGGTTCACGGTGGCGGCACGCTCACCGTGGAGTTCAAGGAGATCTCGATTCGGGACCTGCCCCCGACGCCCGACGCCGCGAGTTGGGGTGCGGCCCTCACCGACCCGCAGCGGAAGTGAGGGCAGCCTTCAGCCCGCCGGCATCCGCGCCTCGTGGGCGAGGCTGTCGAGGAAGGTTCGCGCCCGGCCGTAATCGCTCGCCGGATAGTCCTTGACCCGAGACTTGAGCGAGTCGATGAAGTCTGTCACCGTCGTCTGGATCGCCCGGAAGTCGGAGTAGGCCATGCTGCCGCCGCTGGCGGCCCGCTGGGCGAAGAGCTTGTCGAGTCGGGCCCGATAATCGACGTATGGCTCGTCCATCAGCACCGGTGGGTAGCCGATGTGGCCCGTCACCGGATCGAGTTCGGTGGAGACGAGCCGACGGGGGGCATTGTCCCTCGCCATCCGCATGGCCTGCTCCTTGGTGACCGGCGGCCCCCTCTCCGCCGCCTGGGCCTCGCGGTTGACCTTGCGCATCTCGAAGTAGGTTTCCGTCCAGCGCAGGCGGTTTTGAATCTCCTGCGTCTTCGCCTGCTCCCAGTTGATGGCGGCCTCCGAGTTCTCCAGGTTTTGGGAGCCCTGGGCCCGCATCATCTCCGACATCCCGTATGCAGCCGCCTGCTGGGCGGTCGAGGCGAACCCGCCGCGGTTGAAGCCAAAGCCGCCACCGCCCCACTGGGCGGAAGCCTGGAGCGGAACGCATGCGGCGGCGAAGACCAGGGTGGTCCGGGCGAAGATGGGGAACGTCGAACCCGCGGGGGAGATGCTTCGGAAGGCCATGCCACGTACCCTCGAGACGCTTTTCCTGGGGAGATCGGCGGCGGACAGGCGTCCGCCGTCTGCGATCGACCGTTTCGTGGAGTATACTCTGAAACCGATGGTTGGAGGAGTTTTTCCGTCGGTCGGCGGCCCCGGTTGCAGCGGCTCGCACCCCCCGCAGATCCCGGCCTCCCCGCATACCCCGCTGAGGATCGTTTTCATGC comes from the Planctomycetia bacterium genome and includes:
- a CDS encoding MFS transporter is translated as MPVVPRLPHGSLRRDLWITTADAAAYSVMVGCGETYIPAFALALGFGPVAAGVTATLPLLVGAVVQLVTPAAVARMGSNRVWVIACTALQAASFVPLICWALVGAAEFWQLLLAASAYWASGMAGVPAWNSWMGSLVPERMRAGYFAQRNRLGQFSVFVGFVIGGIVLQAGKERGGALLAFAALFGVAAIARLLSTTCLVVCREPQPPEPHDQPPPRADGARTRRGLVQTLRSMVGQPSGRIVAFLCCFVFGVQFAGPYYGPYMLREMGFSYWAFMLVMATSFLAKALALPLLGRLAARIGAVRLLASTSLAVVPLGLLWIPSANVAYLVGVQTLAGFVWAGYELAVALVFFEQVPARERTEVITIYNLVVALATVAGAACGGLMLLALGADRTAYMIVFLASCLLRLAAIPVLVRLQAGAGRLDGGR